Proteins from a genomic interval of Candidatus Desulfofervidus auxilii:
- a CDS encoding response regulator codes for MQRLHNILVVDDEVSILTAIKRLFKSFPLINCFTTTSPKEALKIMANKEIDLIVTDQRMPEMTGIELLREVTAKYPDVIKIILTAYSDIDVILKAINEIGIYKFILKPWDNQDLRLTIIRALEWKETLEENKSLQQELKKRQAILSYWEHKYPGISKVQIDEDGEVYVELEMEE; via the coding sequence ATGCAGCGGCTCCATAATATCCTTGTGGTAGATGATGAAGTGTCTATTCTTACTGCCATAAAAAGGTTATTTAAATCATTTCCTTTAATTAATTGTTTTACTACCACAAGTCCAAAAGAAGCCCTTAAAATAATGGCAAATAAAGAAATAGATCTTATTGTTACTGATCAACGTATGCCTGAAATGACAGGTATAGAACTATTGCGGGAAGTTACGGCAAAATATCCTGATGTAATAAAGATTATACTTACAGCTTATTCAGATATTGATGTAATCCTTAAAGCTATTAACGAAATTGGTATTTATAAATTTATTTTAAAACCCTGGGATAATCAAGACTTACGTTTAACTATAATAAGAGCATTAGAGTGGAAAGAAACATTAGAAGAAAATAAGTCATTGCAACAAGAATTAAAAAAAAGACAAGCTATCCTTTCCTATTGGGAACATAAATATCCTGGTATTAGCAAAGTACAGATTGATGAGGATGGTGAAGTTTATGTGGAGCTGGAGATGGAAGAATGA
- a CDS encoding cysteine desulfurase produces the protein MIYLDYNATTPIAPEVKEEIEPFLKENFGNPSCLYPLGKEAKIALEHAREEVANLINAKPEEIVFMSGGTEANNTVFKGILWALKEKGNHVITTAIEHPSVLKPAQFMQELGFEITFILPTPEGIIEPETLKKAIRKDTVLISVMHANNETGIIQPIEEIGKIAKEYDILFHTDAAQSLGKIEVDVNILNVDLLTIAGHKLYAPKGIGALYVRKGIPFSPLIHGAGQENGRRAGTENVAFCVGLGKACSLLKEKLKNKEILKIAKLRDKLWEGLKAHFDVIRHGNPKYCLPNTLYISFKGLTAQDLLNFIPEICASPGAACHSQEIKMSHVLKAMGVPPEIGKGAIRFSLGYFTTEEEIEMALNLFIEKIPAMLKDV, from the coding sequence ATGATTTACCTTGATTATAACGCTACTACCCCTATTGCCCCTGAAGTAAAAGAGGAAATAGAGCCTTTTTTGAAAGAAAATTTTGGTAATCCATCTTGTCTTTACCCTTTAGGCAAGGAAGCAAAAATAGCCTTAGAACATGCACGAGAAGAAGTAGCAAATCTTATTAATGCAAAACCAGAAGAAATTGTTTTTATGAGCGGAGGGACAGAAGCCAATAATACTGTGTTTAAGGGAATTTTATGGGCATTAAAAGAAAAAGGAAATCATGTTATTACAACTGCTATAGAACATCCTTCTGTTTTAAAACCTGCTCAATTTATGCAAGAATTAGGATTTGAAATAACATTTATCCTACCTACACCTGAAGGAATAATCGAGCCAGAAACTTTAAAAAAAGCAATTAGAAAGGATACTGTTTTGATTTCTGTTATGCATGCTAACAATGAAACTGGAATTATTCAACCTATAGAAGAAATTGGGAAGATAGCTAAAGAATATGACATTTTATTTCATACAGATGCGGCTCAAAGTTTGGGAAAAATTGAGGTAGATGTCAATATTCTAAATGTTGATTTACTTACTATTGCTGGACATAAGCTTTATGCCCCAAAGGGCATTGGGGCATTGTATGTGAGAAAAGGCATCCCCTTTTCTCCACTTATACATGGAGCAGGTCAAGAAAATGGACGTCGAGCAGGTACAGAAAATGTCGCTTTTTGCGTTGGTTTAGGTAAGGCCTGTAGTTTATTGAAAGAGAAATTGAAGAATAAAGAAATTTTAAAAATAGCTAAATTGAGAGATAAACTTTGGGAAGGGCTTAAAGCTCATTTTGATGTAATACGTCATGGTAATCCTAAATATTGTTTACCAAATACTCTTTATATTTCTTTTAAAGGATTGACTGCTCAAGATTTATTGAATTTTATACCTGAAATATGTGCTTCACCAGGAGCTGCATGTCATAGTCAAGAGATTAAGATGTCTCATGTTTTAAAGGCAATGGGAGTTCCACCAGAGATAGGGAAAGGAGCAATACGTTTTAGTTTAGGTTATTTTACTACTGAAGAAGAAATAGAAATGGCTTTAAATTTATTTATTGAGAAAATTCCTGCGATGTTAAAAGACGTTTAA
- a CDS encoding HDOD domain-containing protein, giving the protein MERKKILFVDDEPQVIHALKRDFRKSPYQTFFALSGKEGLEILEKEEIDLVVADMKMPEMDGYEFLRQVKIKYPEIICIILSGYTESEAVYQALVNGTARAYLCKPWERETLQNYIDQLFSIKKSLEDKQLLQVVNSVSYLPTLGKHYQRILNLIAAGEDLGKIAEVIEEDPALTIDVLKVANSAFYGQRMPIASVKRAVVLLGLNVIKDIVLSLGILNSFKKFGKVRIEIEKFWEHANLCNKMIGFLYDTFFNQKLPEEFSAVGLLHDIGKLFILAYFPEKFFQIIKEIKKYPEMSLKIEKEIIGVPHTLLGGYLLNWWNLPYPIIEVAIFHHEPNAPGITNKEINALVHIADFYSYKILNVEPYCYLIPEAFDILEIKKEEIEEKIEEFSNEGKINAAAP; this is encoded by the coding sequence ATGGAAAGAAAAAAAATTCTTTTCGTAGATGATGAACCCCAAGTTATTCATGCCTTAAAAAGGGATTTTCGAAAATCCCCTTATCAGACTTTTTTTGCCTTAAGTGGCAAAGAAGGGTTAGAAATCTTAGAAAAAGAGGAAATAGACTTGGTAGTAGCTGATATGAAGATGCCTGAAATGGATGGCTATGAATTTCTGCGTCAAGTAAAAATAAAATACCCAGAAATAATTTGTATTATCTTAAGTGGTTATACAGAGAGTGAAGCTGTTTATCAAGCTTTAGTTAATGGGACTGCTCGGGCTTACCTCTGTAAACCCTGGGAGAGAGAAACTCTACAGAATTACATTGACCAGCTTTTTTCCATAAAGAAATCTTTGGAAGACAAACAACTTTTACAGGTTGTTAATTCTGTTTCTTACTTACCTACATTAGGCAAACATTATCAAAGAATACTAAACCTTATTGCTGCTGGCGAGGATTTAGGAAAGATTGCTGAGGTAATAGAAGAGGATCCTGCTTTGACTATTGATGTATTAAAAGTAGCAAATTCTGCTTTTTATGGTCAGAGGATGCCTATTGCTTCTGTAAAAAGGGCAGTGGTATTACTTGGATTAAATGTTATAAAAGATATTGTCCTTTCCCTTGGTATTCTTAATAGTTTTAAAAAATTTGGGAAAGTCCGTATAGAAATTGAAAAATTTTGGGAACATGCAAACTTATGTAATAAAATGATTGGTTTTCTTTATGATACTTTTTTTAATCAAAAATTGCCTGAAGAATTTTCTGCTGTAGGATTATTACATGATATTGGTAAATTATTTATTTTAGCATATTTTCCAGAAAAGTTTTTTCAGATAATAAAAGAGATAAAAAAATATCCTGAAATGAGTCTCAAAATAGAAAAAGAAATTATTGGTGTCCCTCATACATTACTAGGTGGTTATTTGCTTAACTGGTGGAATTTACCATATCCTATTATAGAAGTAGCTATTTTTCATCATGAACCAAATGCTCCAGGTATTACTAATAAAGAAATCAATGCCCTTGTTCATATTGCTGATTTTTATTCTTATAAAATCCTTAATGTCGAACCTTATTGCTATTTAATCCCAGAAGCATTTGATATTCTTGAAATAAAAAAAGAAGAAATTGAAGAAAAAATAGAAGAATTCTCAAATGAAGGGAAGATAAATGCAGCGGCTCCATAA
- a CDS encoding PD-(D/E)XK nuclease family protein: protein MSSSVFVVSFKTDILKTVGKHLLENWTSLENIALIFPTKRNKFYFQQYLQELTGKEAFHLPYLYEVSEFINEATLVPYEGILLNRWQRNLLLKEAILKTKQDLSPLFGKQLENLKEDFFGFLSVGDRLLRFYEEIFREKVSFSDLKKEALYTDYETHINILENIWLTYEKLLKDNRLIDPLLKEIALLLDEEFLKSFKAIYLVGPVIMTRIETEFFKHLSKIVPLIIFFQTEDRLFSHQETILKRLEVQNDDICWLKGNDFLFPTPPVIKAFPNATSQIGFILKSIEESFSFTKPHKIAIVLPDDAFKYVLLSYIHEKNLNLTMGLDVKHTLTYRFLHQFYELFKSETEYGYYYRPFLQLLTHPFLKQFLRKECNKWQEKVFSENLIYIKDNKKDALFAFLEEIKYSLRAEDLIKFSKKLIDLLEKWQKEESLKSFFSHHYEIIGVNKILEALLEITTLENLSLNLGKAEFLKCFQFLLEHLSSLTYPLPGGIMGKVQVMEMLETRNLRFDVVIMPDMNEGIFPVSSEKDMFLNTAIRQKVGLPTYKEREKLYRYYFMRLLKGAKRCYFSYVDSPQRGIRSRFLEELLFQQWQKDKEIEKSVKNYAYYIVSSPKTSILQSSFLKKDISNKLNKFKFSPSALLCYQVCPYKFYLRYILEIEPLPKVMERITAKDKGLVFHKALKELYKEKIWEKGEEIFLQKLKEKLLYHFNNLPQVKHQLAARLEVEAILERLWGFVKEEFETFKNGWRPDTKLIEKEIEITLEFCDLKVCLKGIPDRVDRRENEFRIIDYKTGNMFSKKECEISENFRGIQLPFYLFILHKKYGLSYEDCENLCFYDLKNFRLEQKVYQKFLFNRNAYMKQFEEWLKERIREIFNPENPWSKQIGKDCNYCDYKDICEWE, encoded by the coding sequence ATGTCTTCTTCTGTTTTTGTTGTTTCTTTTAAAACTGATATTTTAAAAACAGTAGGAAAACATCTTTTAGAAAATTGGACATCTTTAGAAAATATTGCTCTTATTTTTCCAACAAAACGTAATAAATTTTATTTTCAACAATATTTACAAGAATTAACAGGAAAAGAGGCTTTTCATTTACCTTATCTTTATGAAGTAAGTGAATTTATAAATGAAGCTACTTTAGTCCCCTATGAAGGAATTTTGCTTAATCGCTGGCAGAGAAATTTACTTTTAAAAGAGGCAATCTTAAAAACAAAACAAGATTTATCTCCACTTTTTGGAAAACAACTTGAAAATTTAAAAGAAGATTTTTTTGGTTTTTTAAGTGTAGGAGATAGACTTTTACGGTTTTATGAAGAGATATTTAGAGAAAAAGTAAGTTTTTCTGATTTAAAAAAAGAAGCACTTTATACGGATTATGAAACACACATAAACATTCTTGAAAATATTTGGTTAACTTATGAAAAACTTTTGAAAGATAATAGACTTATTGATCCACTTTTAAAAGAAATTGCTCTTTTACTTGATGAGGAGTTTTTAAAAAGCTTTAAAGCTATTTATTTGGTTGGGCCTGTTATTATGACTCGTATTGAAACAGAATTTTTTAAACACTTATCAAAAATTGTTCCCTTAATTATATTTTTTCAAACAGAAGATAGACTTTTTTCTCATCAAGAAACAATTTTAAAACGTCTAGAGGTACAAAATGATGACATTTGTTGGTTAAAAGGAAATGATTTTTTATTTCCTACACCACCTGTAATTAAAGCATTTCCAAATGCTACTTCTCAAATCGGTTTTATTTTAAAATCAATAGAGGAATCTTTTTCTTTTACTAAACCACACAAAATTGCAATTGTGTTGCCAGATGATGCCTTTAAATATGTACTTTTAAGCTATATCCATGAAAAAAACCTTAATCTTACAATGGGGCTTGATGTAAAACATACTTTAACTTATAGGTTTTTACATCAATTTTATGAGCTTTTTAAAAGTGAGACTGAATATGGTTATTATTATCGCCCTTTTTTACAACTTTTGACTCATCCATTTTTAAAACAATTTCTAAGAAAAGAATGTAATAAGTGGCAAGAAAAGGTTTTTAGCGAAAATTTAATCTATATCAAAGATAATAAAAAGGATGCTCTTTTTGCTTTTTTGGAAGAGATAAAGTATTCTTTAAGAGCTGAAGATTTAATAAAATTTTCTAAAAAACTAATTGATCTTTTAGAAAAATGGCAGAAAGAAGAATCATTAAAATCATTTTTTTCTCATCATTACGAAATTATTGGTGTTAATAAAATTTTAGAAGCTCTTTTAGAAATCACCACTTTAGAAAACCTTTCTCTCAATTTAGGTAAGGCAGAATTTTTAAAGTGTTTTCAATTTTTGCTTGAACATCTTTCTTCTCTCACTTATCCCTTACCAGGAGGAATAATGGGAAAGGTTCAAGTAATGGAAATGTTAGAAACAAGAAATTTAAGATTTGATGTAGTGATTATGCCAGATATGAATGAAGGAATTTTCCCTGTAAGTAGTGAAAAAGATATGTTTTTAAATACTGCAATAAGGCAAAAAGTTGGATTGCCTACTTATAAGGAAAGAGAAAAACTTTATCGTTATTATTTTATGCGTTTATTAAAAGGTGCAAAACGATGTTACTTTAGCTATGTAGATTCACCCCAAAGAGGAATAAGAAGCAGATTTTTGGAAGAATTGCTTTTTCAACAATGGCAAAAAGACAAAGAAATTGAAAAGAGTGTTAAAAATTATGCTTATTATATTGTTTCTTCTCCAAAAACTTCTATTTTACAAAGTTCTTTTTTAAAAAAAGATATATCAAATAAATTAAATAAATTTAAATTTAGCCCTTCTGCCTTACTTTGTTATCAGGTTTGCCCTTACAAATTTTATCTACGTTATATTTTGGAAATCGAACCTTTACCAAAAGTAATGGAAAGAATCACTGCTAAGGATAAAGGATTAGTGTTTCATAAAGCCTTAAAGGAACTTTATAAGGAGAAAATTTGGGAAAAAGGAGAAGAAATATTTTTACAAAAATTAAAAGAAAAACTCCTTTATCACTTTAATAATCTACCTCAAGTCAAACATCAACTTGCAGCAAGACTTGAAGTAGAGGCTATTTTAGAAAGACTTTGGGGATTTGTAAAAGAAGAATTTGAGACATTTAAAAATGGTTGGCGTCCAGATACAAAACTAATAGAAAAAGAAATAGAGATTACATTAGAGTTTTGCGATTTAAAAGTATGTTTGAAAGGCATTCCAGATAGAGTAGATAGAAGAGAAAATGAGTTTAGAATTATTGATTATAAAACAGGTAATATGTTTTCAAAAAAAGAATGTGAAATATCAGAAAATTTTAGAGGAATACAACTTCCTTTTTATCTTTTTATTTTGCACAAAAAATATGGACTTTCTTATGAAGATTGTGAGAATTTATGTTTTTATGATCTAAAAAATTTTAGGCTTGAGCAAAAGGTCTATCAAAAATTTCTTTTTAACCGCAATGCTTATATGAAACAATTTGAGGAATGGTTAAAAGAAAGAATAAGAGAAATCTTTAATCCAGAAAATCCTTGGTCAAAACAGATAGGAAAAGATTGCAATTATTGTGATTACAAAGATATTTGTGAATGGGAATAA
- a CDS encoding response regulator: MSATVLFVDDEVRILAAIKRMLRQENYKKIFVSRAIEALEIIEKEPVQVLVTDLRMPEMDGLALIRKVKEKKPEIVCIILTAYSQVPTLLAAINQGDVFRYLTKPWNSEEDFKKVIQEAIACYEQQEEQKNLIKRLTLQTRAMRNTLERYEKRLKNYHQQHKIILHHFTTYIEPAFKKLISEKNLKEYTEIKQQFEEFKRLLTSQEFSQ, translated from the coding sequence ATGAGTGCTACAGTTTTGTTTGTTGATGATGAAGTAAGAATTTTAGCAGCTATTAAGAGAATGTTGAGGCAAGAAAATTACAAAAAGATATTTGTTTCTAGAGCTATAGAAGCCTTAGAGATTATAGAAAAAGAACCAGTGCAGGTTCTAGTTACAGATTTAAGAATGCCAGAAATGGATGGTTTGGCTCTTATTAGGAAAGTAAAAGAAAAAAAGCCTGAAATTGTATGTATTATTTTAACAGCTTATTCTCAAGTGCCTACTTTATTAGCTGCTATAAACCAGGGAGATGTTTTTCGCTATCTTACAAAGCCTTGGAATTCTGAAGAAGATTTCAAAAAAGTAATTCAAGAGGCTATTGCATGTTATGAACAACAAGAAGAGCAAAAAAATTTAATTAAAAGGCTTACATTACAAACAAGGGCTATGCGTAATACTTTGGAAAGATATGAAAAAAGATTAAAAAATTATCATCAGCAACATAAAATTATCTTGCATCACTTTACTACTTATATTGAACCAGCTTTTAAAAAATTGATTTCTGAAAAAAATCTTAAAGAATATACAGAGATCAAACAACAATTTGAGGAATTTAAACGTCTTTTAACATCGCAGGAATTTTCTCAATAA